A region from the Natronomonas salsuginis genome encodes:
- a CDS encoding DUF555 domain-containing protein — translation MSNYLVAMEAAWLVRDVEAIDDAIGVAVSEAGKRLNQADMDYVEVEVGSTPCPACGEPFDSAFIAADTALVGLGLEMKVFNADSEQHASRIAKSEIGGALRDIPLKIVQTFDTGDADEDEDA, via the coding sequence ATGAGTAACTATCTCGTTGCGATGGAAGCCGCGTGGTTGGTCCGCGATGTCGAGGCGATCGACGACGCCATCGGCGTGGCGGTGAGCGAGGCCGGTAAACGGCTCAATCAGGCCGATATGGACTACGTCGAAGTCGAGGTCGGTTCGACGCCGTGTCCGGCCTGTGGTGAACCATTCGATTCGGCGTTTATCGCCGCCGATACGGCGCTCGTTGGATTGGGGCTCGAGATGAAAGTGTTCAACGCCGACAGCGAACAACACGCCTCGCGTATCGCAAAGAGCGAGATCGGCGGCGCGCTGCGAGACATTCCGCTGAAGATAGTCCAGACGTTCGACACCGGCGATGCGGACGAGGACGAAGACGCCTAA
- a CDS encoding CBS domain-containing protein — protein sequence MDLPTPADLKERRTALELTQSELAERADVSQPLIARIEGGDVDPRLSTLRRIVTALDEAESAVIHAGDIMHEGVIHVAPDDSVREAIDVMVKEGYSQLPVVRDGRPQGIISNSDIRQLDRDNAGELPVADAMREAITTVEPGATLDEVNAHLNHQDAVMVVVDGQLRGIITEADVAAHVS from the coding sequence ATGGATCTGCCGACACCCGCCGATCTCAAGGAGCGTCGGACGGCGTTGGAACTGACACAGAGCGAGCTAGCCGAGCGCGCGGACGTCTCGCAGCCGCTTATCGCCCGAATCGAGGGCGGTGACGTCGACCCGCGGCTTTCGACGCTCCGGCGGATCGTCACTGCCCTCGACGAGGCCGAGAGCGCGGTGATACACGCCGGCGACATCATGCATGAGGGCGTGATTCACGTGGCGCCGGACGACAGCGTCCGGGAGGCGATCGACGTGATGGTAAAGGAGGGGTACTCGCAGCTGCCGGTCGTTCGAGATGGCCGGCCGCAGGGGATCATCTCCAACTCGGATATCCGACAACTGGATCGGGATAACGCCGGAGAGTTGCCGGTTGCTGACGCCATGCGCGAGGCGATCACGACCGTCGAGCCGGGCGCCACGCTGGACGAAGTGAATGCCCATCTCAACCACCAGGACGCGGTGATGGTCGTCGTCGACGGTCAGTTACGCGGAATCATCACTGAGGCGGACGTCGCCGCCCACGTCTCCTAA
- the purM gene encoding phosphoribosylformylglycinamidine cyclo-ligase, which translates to MSDENPDEGLTYAATGVDIDESEAATAALIGAVGEFEGDYAGLIDIGGRYLALATDGVGTKLLVAEAIGDYSTIGIDCIAMNANDLVAAGVTPVAFVDYLAVETPDDVIAERVGEGLAAGAERAEVALVGGETAVMPEVIRGLDLAGACAGLATEAELFDGEARDGDRLVGVPSSGIHSNGLTLAREAATQNHEYTDPFPYDEDRTVGEVLLEPTRIYRDVLGPLQAVETHAAAHITGGGWTNLERMGENRYVVDDPFEPQPVFEFIQEEGGVMDEEMHRTFNMGTGFVAALPEADAESVSDELDDARIIGRVESGSGVSIRGLKL; encoded by the coding sequence ATGAGCGACGAAAACCCCGATGAGGGGCTGACCTACGCCGCGACCGGCGTCGACATCGACGAGAGCGAGGCCGCCACCGCGGCGCTGATTGGCGCGGTCGGCGAATTTGAAGGGGATTACGCCGGCCTCATCGATATTGGCGGCCGATATCTGGCGCTCGCGACCGACGGCGTCGGGACGAAACTGCTCGTCGCCGAGGCCATCGGAGACTACTCCACGATCGGCATCGACTGTATCGCGATGAACGCGAACGATCTCGTCGCGGCCGGGGTCACGCCGGTCGCGTTCGTCGATTACCTCGCGGTCGAGACGCCGGACGACGTGATCGCAGAGCGAGTCGGCGAGGGCCTCGCCGCCGGTGCCGAACGCGCCGAGGTCGCGCTCGTCGGCGGCGAGACCGCCGTCATGCCCGAAGTGATCCGCGGGTTAGATCTCGCAGGAGCCTGTGCCGGACTGGCCACCGAAGCCGAGCTATTCGACGGTGAAGCCCGAGACGGCGACCGGCTGGTCGGGGTTCCATCGTCGGGGATCCACTCGAACGGGTTGACGCTTGCACGAGAGGCCGCGACGCAGAACCACGAGTACACGGACCCGTTCCCGTACGACGAGGATCGGACGGTCGGTGAGGTGTTGCTCGAACCGACGCGGATCTACCGGGACGTGCTCGGTCCGCTCCAGGCGGTCGAGACGCACGCGGCCGCACATATCACCGGCGGCGGCTGGACGAATCTGGAGCGGATGGGTGAGAACCGCTACGTCGTCGATGATCCCTTCGAGCCGCAGCCGGTGTTCGAGTTCATCCAGGAGGAAGGCGGTGTCATGGACGAGGAGATGCACCGCACGTTCAACATGGGCACCGGGTTCGTCGCCGCGCTCCCCGAAGCGGACGCCGAGTCGGTCTCCGACGAGCTCGACGACGCACGGATCATCGGACGCGTCGAGTCCGGCAGCGGCGTTTCGATCCGCGGACTGAAGCTGTAA
- a CDS encoding metalloprotease: MSAIRIDGIRFYPDEIRDLAVAWIALGIAFGVFILVSTGRSVFPDITGAILTPLFARVFLVSMLTVGVGFLLHELAHKVVAVRFGQVASFKADYQMLALCIGAAFAGFLFAAPGAVYHRGRITQRQSGLVSVAGPLTNVALVAVFLPLLVFDGFVGQVGQLGVLINAFLATFNMLPFGPLDGKSVMSWSKPVFGATFVGSALVAIGAILVVGFPSF, translated from the coding sequence ATGAGCGCGATTCGTATCGATGGGATCCGGTTTTATCCGGACGAGATCCGAGATCTCGCGGTCGCGTGGATCGCTCTCGGAATCGCGTTCGGCGTGTTCATTCTCGTCTCGACCGGGCGGAGCGTGTTTCCGGATATCACCGGCGCGATACTCACTCCGCTTTTCGCCCGCGTCTTCCTCGTCAGTATGTTAACCGTCGGCGTCGGATTCTTGCTCCACGAGCTCGCTCACAAGGTCGTCGCGGTCCGATTCGGCCAGGTCGCATCGTTCAAAGCCGACTATCAGATGCTCGCGCTGTGTATCGGTGCGGCGTTCGCCGGGTTCCTGTTCGCCGCGCCGGGGGCGGTGTACCACCGCGGGCGGATCACGCAGCGACAGAGCGGGCTGGTATCGGTCGCCGGCCCGCTGACGAACGTTGCGCTCGTCGCGGTGTTTCTCCCGCTACTCGTGTTCGACGGCTTCGTCGGGCAGGTCGGGCAACTCGGCGTGCTAATCAACGCCTTTCTCGCGACGTTCAACATGCTCCCGTTCGGGCCGCTGGACGGGAAATCGGTCATGTCGTGGAGCAAGCCGGTGTTCGGCGCTACGTTTGTTGGCTCGGCGCTCGTGGCGATCGGAGCGATCCTTGTCGTCGGCTTTCCGAGCTTTTGA
- a CDS encoding TraB/GumN family protein — protein MSRDAESGSVRVVGTAHVSEASVEEVESVIDEERPDIVAVELDEGRYRQIRGETPEDLDAGDLLKGNTVYQFLAYWMLSYVQARLGDRFDIEPGADMKAAIDTAEALDLNVALVDRDIQVTIQRFWARLSFVEKLKLAGSLAVGLGDPRELGLGVGLGIALVLSILAGAVGGPFIVPEALGSGFLVGIVDTLLVALTLGLLLGGGIVLALEWLAPAEDDLQEIDIDRMTDTDVVGAMMEEFRRFSPGGAEALIDERDAYIAHQLVALRDQGHDIVAIVGAGHKDGIERYLDSPSLLPTMDSITGRSSGSRISLYKTFGYLFTLGFLVFFVLLAIATYTGVEGASSELLFRLFAAWFLINGVLAFGLAKLAGAHWQSAGVGGGIAWLTSVNPLLAPGWFAGYVELRYLDVNVGDIATLNEIMSDEEAPLRQLWDDLTAVPLFKLIIIVALTNVGSFIGSVLFATVLLPYLFAGSGIEGAGGVARLMLEAARNSLEILTEVLR, from the coding sequence ATGAGTAGGGACGCCGAATCGGGGTCGGTTCGGGTCGTCGGGACAGCCCACGTTTCGGAGGCCAGCGTCGAGGAGGTCGAGTCGGTCATCGACGAGGAGCGTCCGGACATCGTCGCCGTCGAGCTCGACGAGGGGCGATATCGCCAAATCCGCGGCGAGACGCCGGAGGATCTGGACGCGGGCGATCTGCTGAAGGGGAACACTGTCTATCAGTTCCTCGCGTACTGGATGCTCTCGTACGTCCAGGCGCGTTTGGGCGACCGGTTCGATATCGAACCGGGAGCGGACATGAAAGCCGCGATCGACACGGCAGAAGCGCTCGACCTCAACGTCGCGTTGGTCGATCGGGACATTCAGGTCACGATTCAGCGGTTCTGGGCGCGGCTCTCGTTCGTCGAAAAGCTCAAACTCGCCGGGAGCCTCGCCGTCGGGCTGGGCGACCCGCGCGAGCTCGGGCTGGGCGTCGGCCTCGGCATCGCGCTCGTCCTCTCGATACTCGCCGGGGCGGTCGGGGGCCCATTCATCGTCCCCGAGGCGCTCGGCTCCGGATTCTTGGTCGGCATCGTCGATACGCTCCTCGTCGCGCTCACGCTCGGACTGCTGCTCGGCGGGGGGATCGTCCTCGCGCTGGAGTGGCTCGCACCTGCGGAGGACGACCTCCAGGAGATCGATATCGACCGGATGACCGACACCGACGTCGTGGGCGCAATGATGGAAGAGTTCCGCCGGTTCTCCCCTGGAGGTGCGGAAGCGCTCATCGACGAGCGGGACGCCTACATCGCCCACCAGCTCGTCGCCCTGCGCGACCAAGGACACGACATCGTCGCCATCGTCGGGGCGGGACACAAAGACGGCATCGAACGGTATCTGGACTCGCCGTCGCTGCTGCCGACGATGGACTCGATCACGGGACGATCGTCCGGGAGCCGAATCTCGCTGTACAAGACGTTCGGCTACCTGTTTACCCTCGGCTTTCTCGTGTTCTTCGTGCTGTTGGCGATCGCGACGTACACCGGCGTCGAAGGCGCGTCGAGCGAACTGCTCTTTCGGCTGTTCGCCGCGTGGTTCCTCATCAACGGTGTCCTCGCGTTCGGCCTGGCCAAACTCGCCGGCGCGCACTGGCAGTCGGCGGGCGTCGGCGGGGGCATCGCGTGGCTGACGAGCGTCAATCCGCTGTTGGCTCCCGGCTGGTTCGCTGGCTACGTCGAGTTGCGTTACCTCGACGTCAACGTCGGGGATATCGCGACACTCAACGAGATCATGTCCGACGAGGAGGCGCCGCTCAGACAGCTTTGGGACGACCTCACCGCAGTCCCGCTGTTCAAGCTCATTATCATCGTTGCGTTGACCAACGTGGGGAGCTTCATCGGCAGCGTTCTGTTCGCGACGGTGTTGTTGCCGTACCTCTTTGCCGGCTCGGGAATCGAGGGGGCCGGCGGCGTCGCACGCCTCATGCTCGAAGCGGCCCGCAACAGCCTCGAGATACTCACCGAGGTGCTTCGATGA
- a CDS encoding acyl-CoA thioesterase codes for MATLSDSMTEMTEILLPNETNTLGRALGGTVLHWMDICAAVASMRFAGHQCVTASMDHVDFVTPIDLGEVAVIEGYVFGANRTSIDVRVDVHAEDPTAGNRRLATTSFFTFVALDDEGRPTPVPELECPTEAEAALREEAVEARHKQLRQVTERIGDSG; via the coding sequence ATGGCAACACTGTCGGATTCGATGACCGAAATGACCGAAATACTACTGCCGAACGAGACGAACACGCTCGGACGCGCGCTCGGTGGCACGGTACTTCACTGGATGGACATCTGCGCGGCCGTTGCTAGCATGCGCTTTGCGGGTCACCAGTGCGTGACGGCCTCGATGGATCACGTCGATTTCGTCACTCCGATCGATCTGGGTGAAGTCGCCGTCATCGAGGGGTACGTGTTCGGGGCCAATCGGACGAGCATCGACGTTCGCGTCGATGTCCATGCCGAGGATCCGACGGCCGGGAACCGACGCCTCGCCACGACCTCGTTTTTCACGTTCGTCGCGCTCGACGACGAGGGGCGTCCGACGCCCGTGCCGGAGCTCGAATGCCCGACGGAGGCCGAAGCAGCCCTCCGGGAGGAAGCCGTCGAGGCTCGTCACAAACAACTCCGTCAGGTCACGGAGCGAATCGGCGACTCAGGGTGA
- a CDS encoding universal stress protein — protein MRILVPYDGSEQADAALEYAVTQHPGDDLVLLHVLDFVEAGYSAAPEAALAGYWEEWYEQAESSAEELLENAAAAIETEADVETEVVVGPPANAIVEYIETEDIDAVVIGSHGRDGFSRILLGSVAETVVRRSPVPVTVVR, from the coding sequence ATGCGAATACTGGTTCCCTACGATGGCTCCGAACAGGCCGACGCGGCGTTGGAGTACGCGGTGACGCAACACCCCGGCGACGACCTCGTTCTGTTGCACGTGCTGGACTTCGTCGAGGCGGGGTACAGCGCGGCACCGGAGGCGGCGCTCGCCGGATACTGGGAGGAGTGGTACGAGCAGGCGGAGTCGTCGGCGGAAGAGTTACTGGAGAATGCGGCCGCCGCGATCGAGACCGAGGCCGACGTCGAGACGGAGGTCGTCGTCGGCCCGCCCGCGAACGCGATCGTCGAATACATCGAGACGGAGGACATCGACGCCGTCGTCATCGGTAGTCACGGGCGCGACGGCTTCTCGCGAATCCTGCTCGGCAGCGTCGCCGAGACGGTCGTCCGTCGATCGCCGGTTCCGGTGACGGTGGTCCGCTAG
- a CDS encoding DUF7537 family lipoprotein — MILLVVLTGCSGVGFDSDSPTDRSVEPVTPVPVPAADPATLRTSGIDDDGVSDPAALATAHGQWLANRSYTLTSNQTVRYENGTVRSQYTVHLRLTEDRTYHAAVRTGGVDGPKVLGEPPAYAEFWSDRETYVRAFGEPDPRYNEFSPTASGVGTWYFWAMTGSFTFRMTPGVMIQSSFSEVPTRIETRRIEAGVPRYRLTSPEPTTASLPFPDAVPARNVSLTAEVDGTGLVRQLRLDYRGRIDEEPVVVTRRISYTNVGSTDADRPEWFDEAADST; from the coding sequence GTGATCCTCCTCGTCGTTCTCACCGGATGTTCCGGGGTCGGTTTCGATTCGGACAGCCCGACGGACAGATCGGTCGAGCCGGTGACGCCGGTCCCGGTCCCGGCGGCTGACCCTGCAACGCTTCGGACCTCCGGAATCGACGACGACGGCGTCTCGGATCCGGCGGCACTCGCCACCGCACACGGCCAGTGGCTCGCGAACCGATCGTACACGCTCACCTCGAACCAGACCGTTCGGTACGAGAACGGTACCGTCCGCTCTCAATACACGGTGCACCTCCGCCTCACGGAGGACCGAACGTATCACGCCGCAGTCCGCACGGGCGGCGTCGACGGTCCGAAGGTGCTGGGCGAACCGCCCGCGTACGCGGAGTTCTGGTCCGATCGCGAGACGTACGTTCGGGCGTTCGGCGAGCCCGATCCGCGGTACAACGAGTTCTCTCCCACCGCCTCGGGCGTGGGGACATGGTACTTTTGGGCGATGACCGGATCGTTCACGTTCCGGATGACTCCGGGCGTCATGATCCAATCGAGCTTCAGCGAGGTTCCCACCCGAATCGAGACGCGTCGGATTGAGGCAGGGGTCCCGCGATATCGACTGACGAGCCCCGAGCCGACGACGGCCAGTCTCCCGTTTCCGGATGCCGTCCCGGCACGAAACGTCTCGCTCACGGCCGAAGTCGACGGGACCGGGTTGGTCAGACAGCTCCGACTCGACTATCGCGGACGGATCGACGAGGAGCCGGTGGTCGTGACCCGGAGGATCTCGTATACGAACGTCGGGAGCACCGACGCGGACCGCCCCGAGTGGTTCGACGAAGCGGCGGACTCGACGTGA
- a CDS encoding HEWD family protein — protein MSVEIAPPMRRRCERCGRTDEWNETADNWVIAEEDGERLVGNIHCIHEWDINGRYNPVTGQSNGED, from the coding sequence ATGAGCGTAGAAATCGCCCCACCGATGCGGCGACGCTGCGAACGCTGTGGACGGACGGACGAGTGGAATGAGACGGCCGATAACTGGGTTATCGCCGAGGAAGACGGGGAGCGTCTGGTCGGAAACATCCACTGTATCCACGAGTGGGACATCAACGGCCGGTACAATCCCGTCACCGGCCAATCGAACGGCGAGGACTGA
- the cutA gene encoding divalent-cation tolerance protein CutA, whose translation MSSIVTAYVTAPSEFASELAEALVDERLAACVNHFECRSTYRWDGEVVHDDEVVLLIKTTADRYGAVESRVETIHPHEVPCIERFDARDAFAPFADWVEDSVE comes from the coding sequence ATGAGTTCGATCGTCACCGCGTACGTGACCGCCCCGTCTGAGTTCGCTTCGGAACTCGCCGAAGCGCTGGTCGACGAGCGGTTGGCCGCCTGTGTCAACCACTTCGAGTGCCGATCGACGTACCGGTGGGACGGGGAGGTCGTCCACGACGACGAGGTCGTGCTTTTGATCAAAACGACCGCCGATCGGTACGGAGCCGTCGAGTCCCGCGTCGAGACGATCCACCCGCACGAGGTTCCCTGCATCGAGCGATTCGACGCGCGTGACGCGTTCGCCCCGTTCGCAGACTGGGTCGAAGACAGCGTCGAATAG
- a CDS encoding FlaD/FlaE family flagellar protein gives MTGRLNPRRYDLGELRDAVRKPPRERTVGDSAANTDRGAARSPRDRSSHASEDAGRTVPVEPITETRPPEAATDASRPRSSDDSEASIENRSRPASGGASDRSAVRGTGPMSDSHSREPSGDSTARTANRTPPADAADVEAYLRSRHQRRADGRTAQEVQRDSDRRPSRGDARNGDREQRAESASAEFNRTPNATALLAELSGPAVSKPYLDRLPDAYTAQLEIFEWLEWMLAATGHDGTLTALAYYESIGWLSERSREALEDVVAGLSAPQATGQTLSIDDHRESLVHVARLAGRLRQ, from the coding sequence ATGACCGGCCGACTGAACCCCCGCCGATACGATCTGGGCGAGCTTCGAGATGCGGTTCGGAAGCCGCCCCGCGAGCGCACAGTCGGCGACTCCGCCGCGAACACCGACCGCGGTGCTGCTCGGTCGCCTCGCGACCGATCGTCTCACGCCTCCGAAGACGCCGGCCGAACGGTCCCGGTCGAGCCGATCACCGAGACGCGACCTCCCGAAGCCGCGACCGACGCGTCTCGGCCACGGTCATCGGACGACTCGGAAGCGTCGATAGAAAACCGGTCGCGGCCGGCGTCCGGCGGTGCCAGCGATAGATCGGCCGTTCGCGGAACCGGTCCGATGTCCGATTCTCACTCGAGGGAGCCGTCCGGAGACAGCACAGCACGGACCGCGAACCGAACGCCGCCCGCGGACGCCGCCGACGTCGAGGCGTACCTTCGCTCGCGTCATCAACGCCGAGCCGACGGACGTACCGCCCAGGAGGTGCAGCGGGACTCGGATCGTCGACCGTCCCGCGGAGATGCCCGAAACGGCGACCGGGAGCAGCGGGCCGAGTCCGCGTCGGCCGAGTTCAACCGGACACCGAACGCGACAGCGCTGTTGGCTGAGCTATCCGGGCCGGCGGTTTCAAAGCCGTATCTCGATCGACTCCCGGACGCGTACACCGCACAACTCGAGATCTTCGAGTGGCTCGAGTGGATGCTCGCTGCCACCGGTCACGACGGGACGCTGACCGCTCTCGCGTACTACGAATCGATCGGATGGCTCTCCGAGCGGAGTCGGGAGGCGTTGGAGGACGTCGTCGCCGGGCTGTCAGCGCCGCAGGCGACGGGGCAAACGCTCAGTATCGACGATCACCGCGAGAGTCTCGTACACGTCGCCCGACTCGCGGGCAGACTCCGCCAGTAA
- a CDS encoding rhodanese-like domain-containing protein produces MGDSTASLPTDISAEQLKRLIDGEETFELVDTRDDENFEGWRLADAIQFVYKPDHEFDLDTFTAATGLERNDSIVRAGARSKSVCGRVTYWRSLPASRATCTRLSR; encoded by the coding sequence ATGGGAGATTCGACAGCGTCCCTGCCGACGGATATCTCAGCCGAACAGCTCAAACGGCTCATCGACGGTGAGGAGACGTTCGAACTCGTCGACACGCGTGACGACGAGAACTTCGAGGGGTGGCGACTGGCCGATGCGATCCAGTTCGTGTACAAGCCGGACCACGAGTTCGATCTCGATACGTTCACCGCCGCCACGGGCCTCGAACGCAACGACTCAATCGTGCGAGCTGGAGCTCGGTCCAAATCGGTGTGCGGCCGAGTGACTTACTGGCGGAGTCTGCCCGCGAGTCGGGCGACGTGTACGAGACTCTCGCGGTGA
- a CDS encoding heavy metal translocating P-type ATPase, with translation MIRRERIGVGGMHCSTCSETVADAVESLDGVVDASVNYATDEATVEYDPTDVPLSEIYTAIEESGYDPRRETRTIAVSGMHCSTCSKTVSDALAELPGVLRADVNYATDEATVEYNPESFSLEDAYDAIEESGYEPMHRDEDDGSDAEGETAAERELRKQRRLVVGGGVLALPFVYLMVAMFTPLSHPESIGSIPFGWVQFGFATVLMATLGREFLVGAYKAVKNRTANMDTLVATGSSAGYLFSAAVVFGLITGDLYFEAVAFILWFITVGNWLEARSKATASDALRELLRMEADEAVVIREGEERTVPLSDVEVGDVMKIRPGERIPTDGIVAEGESAVDESMLTGESVPVEKSPRDEVVGSTVNENGVLLVEATKVGEDTAIQQIVRRVKEAQSRQPDIQRQVDRVSGYFVPAVIVNAVVWAALWYAFPSQLYSIVGQLPIGQVGGGPIVGGVPIFEFSMIVFASAVLIACPCALGLATPAATMVGSTISAKNGVLFKGGDVLERVRETDAVVFDKTGTLTEGEMQLTDVEPVERNVRADGGAVAAQAVDESFVLAVAASAESGSEHPLGEAIVRGADEHGIDLATVETFENVPGKGVEATTEHGDVLVGNRALLDDRRIDSTPATETMERLEGEGKTAMLVALDGDVIGVVATADTVRESAKATVSALHDRGYEVYMLTGDNDRTASAVAAEVGIPTERVRSEVLPDEKADVIESIQADGTRAMMVGDGVNDAPALTTAHIGVAIGSGTDVAMEAADVTLMRSDPADVLKAIRISEATLSKIRQNLFWALGYNAVLIPVASLGLLNPALAGAAMAASSVSVMSNSLAFAAYEPSREYVPLLLRPFAALGS, from the coding sequence ATGATCAGACGTGAACGCATCGGCGTCGGCGGGATGCACTGTTCGACGTGTTCGGAGACCGTCGCCGACGCGGTCGAATCACTCGACGGGGTCGTCGACGCGTCGGTGAACTACGCGACCGACGAGGCGACCGTCGAGTACGATCCCACGGACGTGCCGCTCTCGGAGATCTACACAGCGATCGAGGAGTCGGGATACGATCCCCGACGCGAGACGCGAACGATCGCCGTCTCGGGTATGCACTGCTCGACGTGCTCGAAGACGGTGTCCGACGCTCTCGCGGAACTTCCGGGCGTGCTCCGGGCCGACGTGAACTACGCGACCGACGAGGCGACCGTCGAGTACAATCCGGAGTCGTTCTCGCTCGAGGACGCCTACGACGCGATCGAGGAGTCGGGGTACGAGCCGATGCACCGAGACGAAGACGACGGCAGCGACGCCGAGGGCGAGACCGCCGCGGAGCGCGAACTGCGAAAGCAGCGTCGACTCGTCGTCGGGGGCGGCGTGCTCGCGTTGCCGTTCGTCTACCTGATGGTGGCGATGTTCACTCCGCTTTCGCATCCGGAGTCGATCGGTTCGATCCCGTTTGGGTGGGTGCAGTTCGGATTCGCGACGGTGCTGATGGCGACGCTCGGCCGGGAGTTCCTGGTCGGCGCGTACAAAGCGGTGAAAAACCGGACCGCGAACATGGACACGCTCGTAGCGACCGGGTCGAGCGCCGGCTACCTGTTCAGCGCGGCGGTCGTCTTCGGGCTGATCACCGGCGATCTCTACTTCGAGGCCGTCGCGTTCATCCTCTGGTTCATCACGGTCGGCAACTGGCTCGAAGCGCGCTCGAAGGCCACGGCGTCCGACGCCCTGCGGGAGTTGCTCCGGATGGAGGCCGACGAGGCGGTCGTGATCCGAGAAGGCGAAGAGCGGACGGTACCGCTGTCGGACGTCGAGGTCGGCGACGTTATGAAGATCCGACCCGGGGAGCGGATCCCAACCGACGGGATCGTCGCCGAGGGGGAGTCGGCCGTCGACGAGTCGATGCTGACCGGCGAGTCCGTCCCCGTCGAGAAGTCGCCGAGAGACGAGGTCGTCGGCTCGACGGTGAACGAGAACGGCGTCCTGCTCGTCGAGGCGACGAAGGTCGGCGAGGATACCGCGATCCAACAGATCGTCCGCCGGGTCAAGGAGGCCCAATCCAGGCAGCCGGACATCCAGCGGCAGGTCGACCGCGTCAGCGGCTACTTCGTTCCGGCGGTGATCGTCAACGCCGTCGTCTGGGCCGCGCTCTGGTACGCGTTCCCGAGCCAACTGTACTCGATCGTCGGTCAGTTGCCGATCGGACAGGTCGGTGGCGGCCCGATCGTGGGCGGCGTTCCGATCTTCGAGTTCTCGATGATCGTGTTCGCGTCGGCCGTCCTGATCGCCTGTCCCTGCGCGCTCGGGCTCGCGACGCCCGCGGCGACGATGGTCGGCTCGACGATCTCGGCGAAGAACGGCGTCCTGTTCAAGGGCGGCGACGTGCTCGAGCGCGTCCGCGAGACGGACGCCGTCGTCTTCGACAAGACGGGGACGCTCACCGAGGGCGAGATGCAGTTGACCGACGTCGAACCCGTCGAGCGCAACGTGCGAGCCGACGGCGGTGCGGTCGCCGCACAGGCGGTCGACGAGTCGTTCGTGCTGGCCGTCGCGGCGAGCGCCGAATCCGGCTCCGAACACCCGCTCGGGGAAGCCATCGTCCGCGGGGCCGACGAGCACGGTATCGACCTCGCGACGGTCGAGACGTTCGAGAACGTCCCCGGCAAGGGGGTCGAAGCGACCACCGAGCACGGCGACGTGCTCGTCGGGAATCGCGCGTTGCTCGACGACCGCAGAATCGACTCGACGCCCGCGACGGAGACCATGGAGCGGCTCGAAGGGGAGGGGAAGACGGCGATGCTCGTCGCGCTCGACGGGGACGTGATCGGCGTCGTCGCGACGGCGGACACGGTCCGCGAGAGCGCGAAGGCGACCGTTTCGGCGCTCCACGACCGAGGTTACGAGGTGTACATGCTGACTGGGGACAACGATCGAACCGCGTCGGCGGTCGCCGCGGAGGTCGGCATTCCGACCGAGCGCGTCCGCTCCGAGGTGCTCCCGGACGAGAAGGCCGACGTGATCGAGTCGATACAGGCCGACGGAACCCGGGCGATGATGGTCGGCGACGGGGTCAACGACGCGCCCGCGCTCACGACGGCGCATATCGGCGTCGCCATCGGCTCGGGAACCGACGTCGCGATGGAGGCCGCCGACGTGACGCTGATGCGCTCGGATCCCGCGGACGTGCTCAAGGCCATTCGGATCTCGGAGGCGACGCTGTCGAAGATCCGACAGAATCTCTTCTGGGCGCTGGGGTACAACGCGGTGCTCATCCCCGTCGCCTCGCTCGGACTGCTCAATCCCGCACTCGCCGGCGCGGCGATGGCCGCATCGAGCGTTTCGGTCATGTCGAACAGCCTCGCGTTCGCCGCGTACGAGCCGAGTCGGGAGTACGTCCCGCTCTTGCTTCGCCCCTTCGCCGCACTGGGGAGCTGA
- a CDS encoding heavy-metal-associated domain-containing protein — MSTTLTVSGMACDGCERNVEEAVESVPGVERVDADHDAGRVTVEGDADVDTLVSAIDEAGYEATA; from the coding sequence ATGTCCACGACACTAACGGTGAGCGGGATGGCCTGTGACGGCTGTGAACGAAACGTCGAGGAGGCGGTCGAATCGGTTCCGGGAGTCGAGCGGGTCGACGCGGACCACGACGCGGGACGCGTCACCGTCGAGGGCGACGCCGACGTCGACACACTCGTGTCGGCCATCGACGAGGCCGGCTACGAAGCCACCGCCTAG